From the Papaver somniferum cultivar HN1 chromosome 2, ASM357369v1, whole genome shotgun sequence genome, the window GTTGACATTAACCATAAATCCATCAGTATCAAGCTTAACATGATTTCACAAAAACTATCCTACTCAACTGAAAATTACTAGAAATTTCTATATATAACTATTTACTTACTACCATATGGACTACTGCAAAAGACATATGAAACAGTCTTCTTAAACAACAGGTGTGGATGCAGAAGCCAGTAAAGCCAAGTACTCAGTAACAGCTTCACCTTCTTTTGTAACCTCAATATCATAGTCTTCGTAGGGATCTCCTGTTAGTTCGTGTGCAAGCACATGTTCCATCTCAACATCCCTAATCTCTTCTGTATTCTCATTGACGCCACTCGAAGAACTACCTCCTGTTGCATCAACGTTGTTCAAATCAGACGATGATCCTTCATTGTTGTGCAATTGCGTCGGAGGAGCAGAATCTGTGCTAGCATTACCAGGTGCTTGACTAGTTAATATATTCAGTGCCTCCTCTTTTGTTACTGAGTTCCGCAGAGCTTCAACCACTCTTGATCTATCAAACCCCATTCTCACAAGATGTTCACCAAGCCTTTTCCTCTTCTTTGAAGCCACAAGAACCTGTATAGCAGTAAATTTTTCTGGATTCGTTAGTTCGTCCAAGGCCATTTGAAAATCGTTTTCGTTCCTCCTAAGTGCTTCTGCAGCAAGTTCCTTCTCAAACCCAATGGAAaccaactcatccaatctttgcAGATCCACAGCCTTCTTAAGAGCAGTAACTCCATATTTTTTCTGCTCCCTAATCTCTTTTTCACGGCGAATATCTTCTTCCCTTCTCCGTGCATCCCTTTCGTACTCCTCAACTAGGAACCCAGCAGCTCTCTCAATGTTCTGATTATTCATTCTAAGTGCTCTCTTTGCCTCTTTTTCCCCATAGCCCATACTCATAAGCATTGATAAAGCTTCATCTGGCACCTGAAGCTGAATATATTTAGCTTGTGCAGAGTTCAATGACTTTAATGCCTTTTCAGTCTGGCCACTGTGATAAGCCACGACACCTTCCAAGAGCTCGAGTCGCAGGTACAAAGCAACCTCAGGCTGAGCACCTCCCTGAAGGACTCTAGCTCTAGACGAGTCCTTCCCATGTGATCGTTCCAACCCTTTTCTAGCTTTTTCAAGCCTCACACCCGCCATGGAAAGCCACTTGATATCTCTTAGCATAAAGTAGCACCAAACCATATCAATCTGCAGTATTGGCACATTGTCAATCATCTCAGTCACCGCCGAATCACACAGCGCAAAAGACTCCTCCCCCATGTTAAGCACGTCTAGAGCATCCCTATACTTTTGTTGCTTAATCAAATGTTTCCCATTCGTGTGCAGCATCAGCCCCATCATCAACCCTTGCCTATCAGTCTCAGAACCCAATTGAAACGTCTCTCCATTCTGATTCTCCAGTTCTATATTAAAATTCTCGACTGGCAACGAACCATCAGCATGTCTCCTTGCCAATGATACAGCAGCGTCTTTAATTCTAGCAAGTGTAGTCGCCCGTTCCTCCTCTTTCTTGAATGAAGTACGAGGATCTTCTTCAACGTTGTCGGATACAGAGATCCGAGAAGCAAGAATCTTAGAATTGTTTTTAATAAAACCTAATTCGCTCAATTTGGGTTGACTCTGATTTTCCTCATCTTTCATAACTTTACCACCACAGATAAGATTGATTGAATTCGGTGCAAGAGATGATCCTGATCGCTTAGCAATCTCTTCCCTCAGCATCATAACAGTCCATTCCCGTAAATCAACTTCTAACACACCTGACCATGCTCCGGCGATCTTCAGTTTCGCCATCCGAGCAGGAGTGCTAGTATCACCATCAGCCTCCATGTTCACGACGGGGCTATTATCACCTTCAGCCTCCATGTATGTTCAAGAAgggatttttagggtttaaacgAGATTAAGAATTGTGATTGAGTAAATTGTTTAGGGTCTAAaatctatctatatatatataatagagAGACGTGACCAAGAAAAGCCCTAATTTTTAATCAACCTAAAAACTCGAGATTTAGGATACCTTTATAACTTCTATAAACAAAGACTTCAAACTTGGGCACTCAAAGATGATTAGAAAAGATGGATATGATTTCGTTTTCAAAGAAGAATTGGAAGATGACACAAAAGAAGGGACTTTAAAGGAAGACTCTTACCTATTTGTATTTGATTCGAAAAGGAAAGATTCATGAAGCGACCGACTTTGGCATTGTTTTTCACAGAAGTGGATAGTTTCCGTGTAAAGTAGTATCACCAAAATTAACTTGCCACTGCCGCTGTATCAGTATCCATGGAGTTGGATATTTAAGTAGCGGGTCCAAAGACAAAAGCTCGCTAGCTAGGAGGCATCAAGACAAAGTATGGCCCAGGCCCGTATTTATTACTCTTAGTTAGGGGGCTGCACACGGTACAGGTAAAACAaaaaaaccgaaccgaaccgatTAACCAATAATCAGCGGTAATAAATGGTATTTATACTAgaacccctactatatgggttcaacatatacaagccccacaaaatggatccttcactatcaatttctttcatattttgatatttctaggcccaaaattTTAGAATTCAGAGCTTAATAATAAGAATATTATCCGTAATAATTATAATAATACCATGACTGCCCTTTTGTATATATACGTGATAAAGCTAGCTATAgatttcagtttcattttctttttctttttcactttctcTTTCATCTGCttttgctctctctctctctctttctaggCTAAAGAAACAGGGAAGATAATACAGTTTCTAATCTAGATTTGCAGTGAAAATCGATTTCATAACCTAGATCTAAGCAATAGAAAAGTTTGGGAAATTGTTGTCGTCGATGGCGACGATAGAGATCACAAATCCACCACAACCTAGATCTAAGCAATAGAAAAGTTTGGGAAATTATTGTCATCGATGGCGACGATAGAGATCACAAATCCACCACCAGAAGAAGGAGGAGTATCAGTTTCAGTGGGGGGAAATGAATCCGAGAAACAAATTTCAATTAATAGATCTGCATATTCAACGTGAGTTCATCAGCAAGCTAAGTATAAGTATCATCTTCTATTAAAATGATGATTCGATTGAATATTTATGCTTGTAAGTTCTAGATCTGGCTTGATTTGTTATGATTTGTTGATTTAATTTCAGATTCGTAATACGATTTTAATCTTTATTTCATATTCAATTTTAAGCTAGTTCAGGTAAGGTATTCATCATTATGTTCTTGTTtgtatttttggtttttatatcGCAAAAGAAGACAATAGAATTATTTTTTTGAATGAATCGATTTTGCAATTTTAAATCTAGATAGATTTTGatttgtgttgttgatgttgtttagtTTCGATTTGCTTGATTCTCTGTTTTGGATAATTCAATTTGTTGTCGTTCTTGATACGTTTATCAATTAATTTCTGATTCCTGCATATGTTTGACGAGTATGAAGAAGAGGAATCAACGAAAATTGAGTTTTGAGTACTTATTTTGAATCTATCATCCGAGGTTGTACCTAATGCTTTGAACAAAGCTGCTCAATCTGATAGTACTAGTTATAcacttttgttttgaatttctttaACTTGAATTGACACTCTTTAACGAATAAAATTCTTAGCTAATCCCTTTTTGAATACAGATGGTGGTGTTGCAGCAGGTTTAGAGGAGGATTTTAAGTCAGTGGTGGtattttttgattaatatttcaaTGTGATTGTGtttgtcatattttgatgattatgaacaacatgtgtaactttcgtatacacatccaaattgcatgtgtaacttgcgtctacacatccaaattaCATGTGTAACTTGCGTTTACACTATTCAGATGCAtctgtaactcccagttacactaatcatatacatgtgtaactcctatttaCAGTAGTCAAGTGCATGTAAAACTGGTTATACATTGTTTTGTGTATCATTTTTTTAATCTCGTAAATCTTATTGTTTTTTGTTACTCTTCAGGTTGCCAATAACTCAATAAAGCTAACTGCTTATTTATGTGGTATTTTTGTAGGATGGTTTCCCTGGAATTGGAGTTGGCGCTGAAATGTTGATAATGTATCGTTCTTTTTAATCTCGTAAAATCTTATTGTTTTTTGTTACTCTTCAGGTTGCCAATAACTCAATAAAGCTACCAGCTTATGTGGTATTTTTGTAGGATGGTCTCCCTGGAATTGGAGTTGGCGGTGAAATGTTGAAATGAGGAGTAGGAGGTGGAATTCATAATTGGGTAATTGTGGAATTCAGAATGAAACTGAGGACTAAGTGAAGAAGATTGTTAACATATTATTGGTGATGAAATTGCATCCATAGATGTTTTTGGTGAGTGGATGTATTGTTATCATGAATATGCtattacatttgatatttctatgTATTAGAAGTATTTAAATGTAGTTAGGAATGTTTTTTGTACAGAGGTTGTGGCAGTCCTCCATTTGTGTTCCTTACCTCGGATAAAAGTTCATTGTATCCTGAGATTCAAGTGGATGCTTGCTGGGTGAAGAATGAAGGCACATTCACTAATGAATCTAGGTATGCATGTGTTAGGCCTTTGTGCATTTGATTAATTACTTTGCAAATCTGATCATCATCTCGTATTTGATTGAATTTATCCATCTATCCATCACTACTATccctatgcatgtgtaactggaagttacacaagttagatgcatgtgtatctcctaactacacatgttattatgcatgtgtaactctcagttacacaagtcagCTGGTGTAAGCTTACACGATGATATGTCTCTATATGATTCTTGGTTCATTATGGTCAATGTATGATAGAAAATATTGAGTGGTGCTGGCAATAATTTTGAttgctttatttgtttttgaattgTTTTTTATAGTGGAGAAATAAGTGGTTGTTTTGGCTTGTATAAGGGTCTTTGGAGCAATACTGCTGGTATGCCCTTTTTCCATTCTTCAATAAtctttttgtttctttgattGGGTAGTAATATTTCAAAGTAATGTACTTGAGGTCTGTAGATTAATGTTGCTTGACCAATCTAGGAATTGTTACCTGTTCATAAACATTTACATAGAAATAAACGAATTGCACGATAGTTTTCAACAAGCTTTTGTTTTGGTTATTTGATTTTGTAGTTAGCTTTAGATGGACAGATAAATATTTCTAATTCTAAATGAGTATAAAAACAAGATTTTTGTACAGAGGTTGTAGTCAGTCCTCCAAAAATTATAACACTGTGCTTTAGGTAACTTAG encodes:
- the LOC113347225 gene encoding NEDD8 ultimate buster 1-like; translated protein: MEAEGDNSPVVNMEADGDTSTPARMAKLKIAGAWSGVLEVDLREWTVMMLREEIAKRSGSSLAPNSINLICGGKVMKDEENQSQPKLSELGFIKNNSKILASRISVSDNVEEDPRTSFKKEEERATTLARIKDAAVSLARRHADGSLPVENFNIELENQNGETFQLGSETDRQGLMMGLMLHTNGKHLIKQQKYRDALDVLNMGEESFALCDSAVTEMIDNVPILQIDMVWCYFMLRDIKWLSMAGVRLEKARKGLERSHGKDSSRARVLQGGAQPEVALYLRLELLEGVVAYHSGQTEKALKSLNSAQAKYIQLQVPDEALSMLMSMGYGEKEAKRALRMNNQNIERAAGFLVEEYERDARRREEDIRREKEIREQKKYGVTALKKAVDLQRLDELVSIGFEKELAAEALRRNENDFQMALDELTNPEKFTAIQVLVASKKRKRLGEHLVRMGFDRSRVVEALRNSVTKEEALNILTSQAPGNASTDSAPPTQLHNNEGSSSDLNNVDATGGSSSSGVNENTEEIRDVEMEHVLAHELTGDPYEDYDIEVTKEGEAVTEYLALLASASTPVV